Proteins co-encoded in one Apteryx mantelli isolate bAptMan1 chromosome 4, bAptMan1.hap1, whole genome shotgun sequence genomic window:
- the LOC136991885 gene encoding proto-oncogene Mas-like, whose protein sequence is MRESHTSYHLCALCLEVSLIMSAKTTSTFLPNTTSLAEGANYSGTVQKAEPSYALLKFMESFCLISSASGMVGNGTVLWYLGFRIQRNCFTVCILNVAAADFGYLLCIAIETVQCLMHCNVGVQFGIFLFLDLFTYGTGLYLLTAISIERCLSVLCPIWCRSHRPKHLSGIISGLLWSLSLLLNMLGYVSCTVRPSSNCHILLITIGVLDFLFCTPLMLVFSLTLFLKVKCSSQHLQTGRLFTLIMLTVLFFLIFAVPLSVLILFDFWGYKFLYSPETGFVLSCVNSSLSPVLYFIVGSYRDRRIRLTLRLAFQRAFKDSADDKDERESHKQ, encoded by the exons atgagagaaagtcacacgagctaccacctctgtgctctctgcttagaggtct ccctcattatgagtgctaaaactacatcaaccttccttccaaatacaaccagcctggctgaaggggctaattacagtgggactgtgcaaaaggcagagccgtcatatgctctcctcaagttcatggagagcttctgcctcatcagctctgcctctggcatggtgggaaatggcacggtcctttGGTACCTTGGCTTCCGCATCCAGAGGAACTGCTTCACTGTCTGCATCCTGaacgtggctgccgctgactttggctacctgctctgcatcgccatcgaaacagttcagtgcctgatgcactgcaatgtgggagtgcagtttgggatattcctcttcctggatcttttcacgtacgggactggcttgtatctcctgacagccatcagcattgagaggtgcctgtctgtcctctgtcccatctggtgccgaagccatcgcccaaagcacttgtctggcatcatctccggcctgctctggagcctctcgctgctgctgaacatgctggggtacgtttcttgcactgttcgcccctctagcaactgccacatactcctcatcaccattggagtcctggacttcctcttctgcacgcccctcatgctggtattcagcctcaccctcttcctcaaagtcaagtgcagctcccagcacctccaaacaggcaggctcttcaccctgattatgctcaccgtcctcttcttcctcatttttgctgttccgctgagtgtcctgatcctctttgacttctggggctataaatttctctactccccagagactggttttgtgctgtcctgcgtcaatagcagcctcagtccagttctttacttcattgtgggcagctacagggatcggaggattcggctcaccctcaggctggccttccagagggcctttaaagattcagcagatgacaaagatgaacgggaaagccacaaacaataa